The Alphaproteobacteria bacterium genome has a window encoding:
- a CDS encoding acyloxyacyl hydrolase, whose protein sequence is MMAAMLAFSPPTWADDPAFVVLSLGDTDVKQGGRGVEARVEYRSDTKLGPVKPFAGLMATNERAVFVYGGVLLDVFFARRWVVTPSFAPGAYGRGGGKELGHWIEFRTQIDIAYRFDDRARLGLSVGHISNGGVLSSHNPGTESLMLTFALPFGVPNN, encoded by the coding sequence ATGATGGCCGCGATGCTGGCGTTTAGCCCGCCGACCTGGGCGGACGATCCCGCTTTCGTCGTCCTCTCACTCGGTGACACCGATGTCAAGCAAGGCGGCCGCGGCGTCGAGGCGCGGGTGGAATATCGCTCCGACACCAAGCTCGGGCCGGTGAAGCCCTTTGCCGGACTCATGGCGACCAACGAACGGGCGGTATTTGTCTACGGCGGCGTTCTTCTCGATGTGTTTTTCGCACGGCGCTGGGTGGTGACGCCAAGCTTCGCCCCTGGCGCCTACGGTCGCGGTGGCGGCAAGGAACTGGGCCACTGGATCGAGTTCCGCACGCAGATCGACATCGCCTACCGTTTCGACGACCGCGCCCGGCTCGGGCTTAGCGTCGGCCACATATCGAACGGCGGCGTGCTGTCGTCGCACAACCCGGGAACGGAATCTCTCATGCTGACCTTCGCCCTGCCGTTCGGCGTTCCCAATAATTGA